In one Deltaproteobacteria bacterium genomic region, the following are encoded:
- a CDS encoding acetyl-CoA C-acetyltransferase, with the protein MREVVIVGGARTPIGSFLGALAPASATELGSTAIRAALDRAGVSADAVDEVYMGCVLPAGLGQAPARQAALGAGLPQGVPCTTVNKVCGSGLKTVLLGAQAIATGDADVVVAGGMESMSNAPHLARGVRTGHKMGPLTLDDHMVKDGLWDVYNDIHMGSCAELCAREKAISRQEQDEFAAESYRRALAAQQSGAFADEIVPVTVRTRKGEVVVSVDEEPGRGNIEKLPSLRTAFDKNGTVTAGNASSLNDGAAAVVLMAKEVADARGVAPLATIVASAQHAQAPEWFTTAPAGAIRKACDRAGWNPKDVDLWEINEAFAVVSLANLRELGLDPNRVDVHGGAVALGHPIGASGTRILVTLLYAMRARDARTGGASLCIGGGEGICLLVRR; encoded by the coding sequence ATGCGTGAGGTAGTGATCGTCGGCGGAGCCCGGACTCCGATCGGCAGTTTTCTCGGCGCCCTCGCGCCGGCGAGCGCGACCGAGCTGGGCTCGACCGCGATCCGTGCGGCGCTCGACCGAGCCGGCGTGTCCGCCGACGCGGTGGACGAGGTCTACATGGGCTGCGTGCTGCCGGCCGGCCTCGGCCAGGCGCCGGCGCGGCAGGCGGCGCTGGGCGCGGGCCTGCCGCAGGGCGTGCCGTGCACCACCGTCAACAAGGTGTGCGGCTCGGGGCTCAAGACCGTGCTGCTCGGCGCGCAGGCGATCGCGACCGGCGACGCGGACGTGGTCGTCGCCGGCGGCATGGAGTCGATGTCCAACGCGCCGCATCTGGCGCGCGGGGTGCGCACCGGTCACAAGATGGGCCCGCTCACCCTCGACGACCACATGGTCAAAGACGGCCTGTGGGACGTCTACAACGACATCCACATGGGCTCGTGCGCCGAGCTGTGCGCCCGCGAAAAGGCCATCTCGCGGCAAGAACAGGACGAGTTCGCGGCCGAGAGCTACCGCCGCGCCCTCGCCGCTCAGCAGTCCGGCGCGTTCGCCGACGAGATCGTCCCGGTGACCGTGCGCACGCGCAAGGGCGAGGTCGTCGTGTCGGTCGACGAGGAGCCGGGCCGCGGCAACATCGAAAAGCTGCCGTCGCTGCGCACCGCGTTCGACAAAAACGGCACGGTCACCGCCGGCAACGCGTCGTCGCTCAACGACGGCGCCGCGGCGGTCGTGTTGATGGCCAAGGAGGTCGCCGACGCGCGCGGCGTCGCGCCGCTGGCCACGATCGTCGCCAGCGCGCAGCACGCGCAGGCGCCCGAGTGGTTCACCACCGCTCCGGCCGGCGCGATCCGCAAGGCGTGCGACCGAGCCGGCTGGAACCCCAAAGACGTCGACCTGTGGGAGATCAACGAGGCGTTCGCGGTCGTGTCGCTCGCCAACCTGCGCGAGCTGGGACTCGACCCGAATCGCGTCGACGTCCACGGCGGCGCGGTCGCGCTCGGCCACCCGATCGGCGCGTCGGGGACGCGCATCCTGGTGACGCTGCTGTACGCGATGCGCGCGCGCGACGCCCGCACCGGCGGCGCGTCGCTGTGCATCGGCGGCGGCGAGGGCATCTGCCTGTTGGTGCGGCGATGA
- a CDS encoding 3-hydroxybutyryl-CoA dehydrogenase: MTATAASDVRTVGVVGAGQMGRGIAQVAAQSGIDVRLLDASLELAERGRDRIGRDLDRLVAKGKMSAEDRDAIVARIQPIGDYAPLADCEFVIEAAPEREDLKLDIFRKLSEVAREDAILASNTSSISITKLGAQTRRPDRVIGMHFMNPVPVMKLVEIVRGLPTSDATVEATTALAKRFGKITIGARDIPGFIVNRVLIPLLNEACYALYEGLGTVEDIDTGVKLGLNHPMGPLELADLIGLDTCLAIAEVLHQELGDDKYRPCPLLRQYVAAGWLGRKTRRGFYEYDDSGNIIRRDR, from the coding sequence ATGACGGCGACGGCTGCGAGCGACGTGCGCACGGTCGGCGTCGTCGGCGCCGGCCAGATGGGCCGCGGCATCGCCCAGGTCGCGGCGCAGTCGGGGATCGACGTGCGGCTGCTCGATGCCTCGCTCGAGTTGGCCGAGCGGGGGCGCGATCGCATCGGCCGCGACCTCGATCGACTGGTCGCCAAGGGCAAGATGTCGGCCGAGGATCGCGACGCGATCGTCGCGCGCATCCAGCCGATCGGCGACTACGCGCCGCTGGCCGACTGCGAGTTCGTGATCGAGGCGGCGCCCGAACGCGAGGATCTCAAGCTCGACATCTTCCGCAAGCTCAGCGAGGTGGCGCGCGAGGATGCGATCTTGGCGTCGAACACGTCGTCGATCTCGATCACCAAGCTCGGCGCGCAGACGCGCCGGCCCGATCGCGTCATCGGTATGCACTTCATGAACCCGGTGCCGGTGATGAAGCTCGTCGAGATCGTGCGCGGGTTGCCGACGAGCGACGCGACCGTCGAGGCGACGACCGCTCTGGCCAAGCGGTTCGGCAAGATCACGATCGGCGCGCGCGACATCCCCGGCTTCATCGTCAACCGCGTGCTGATCCCGCTGTTGAACGAGGCCTGCTACGCGCTGTACGAGGGGCTCGGCACCGTCGAGGACATCGACACCGGCGTCAAGCTCGGCCTCAATCACCCGATGGGGCCGCTCGAGCTGGCGGACCTGATCGGGCTCGACACGTGCCTGGCGATCGCCGAGGTGCTGCACCAGGAGCTCGGCGACGACAAGTACCGCCCGTGCCCGCTTTTGCGCCAGTACGTGGCGGCCGGCTGGCTCGGCCGCAAGACGCGGCGCGGGTTCTACGAGTACGACGACAGCGGCAACATCATTCGGAGGGATCGGTGA